A window of Bacillus rossius redtenbacheri isolate Brsri chromosome 4 unlocalized genomic scaffold, Brsri_v3 Brsri_v3_scf4_1, whole genome shotgun sequence contains these coding sequences:
- the LOC134541625 gene encoding tigger transposable element-derived protein 6-like, which translates to MLKLNVFKYCRENGITHRFTKETAGRYWLNGFLARNPEISKRKAQRLNPARAQKLNKFIVGDHFEKLQNVLAENKFLNFPEKIFNMDEKGCRLQLHKDPEVLAKKGSKRVHIVAKERGESVTVVACGNATGNVIPPMILFPGLRKNPAWEKNLPTGSTTIMTRKGSMTTESFVSFLNHFSRFKPSGPCLLIFDGAKSHLDYSICEVAEQNEIILYCLPSNTTHELQPLDKGCFQSFEIFWDQHTLLYFNMHKEQQDISKLNFADVFTPTWEKLMTQANMKSGFKATGIFPFNPFVIPEEAFAPSIATELPPPNTKMADETVTAYALQEQHNANDDHSLAGPSGLQTNVSQLGSRHSTSSSSDSDITGDLAQPLSSSDYSDSLHIPESTANLSRRGSIGEMLPTPKKKRKTTRVMKPAINNRGVVLNKSLFEDNKDVKLDSSKNSGNSKKYNTKSVRQMTASKKSESWYCAICCNDEVKDMRLCGVCEIYVHEECVGLTKDHKEFFICPKCLL; encoded by the coding sequence ATGCTcaagttaaatgtttttaaatactgccgTGAAAATGGGATAACTCACCGGTTCACTAAAgaaactgcaggtcgctactGGTTGAATGGCTTTTTGGCCAGAAATCCTGAAATTAGCAAACGAAAAGCTCAAAGGCTAAATCCTGCCCGAGCTCAAAAGCTTAACAAATTCATAGTTGGAGACCATTTTGAAAAATTGCAGAATGTCCTTGCTGAGAACAAGTTTTTAAACTtccctgaaaaaatattcaacatggaTGAGAAGGGTTGTAGGTTACAACTGCACAAAGATCCAGAGGTTTTGGCGAAAAAGGGGTCAAAGCGCGTCCATATTGTTGCAAAGGAACGTGGCGAGAGTGTTACTGTTGTAGCCTGTGGAAATGCTACTGGAAATGTCATTCCCCCAATGATCCTATTCCCTGGATTAAGAAAAAATCCagcttgggaaaaaaatttacctacAGGTTCAACAACAATAATGACTCGAAAAGGTAGCATGACAACCGAATCTTTTGTGTCCTTCCTGAATCACTTCTCTAGGTTCAAGCCAAGTGGGCCTTGTCTTCTGATTTTTGATGGGGCTAAGTCACATTTAGACTACAGCATATGTGAAGTTGCAGAacagaatgaaattattttgtactgTCTTCCGTCAAACACGACTCATGAGTTACAGCCTTTAGACAAAGGTTGTTTCCaaagttttgagattttttgggatCAGCACACACTcctttattttaatatgcacaAAGAACAGCAAGACATTTCCAAATTGAACTTTGCTGATGTTTTTACACCAACATGGGAAAAGTTAATGACACAAGCAAACATGAAAAGTGGATTTAAGGCTACTGGCATTTTCCCCTTCAATCCGTTCGTGATTCCAGAAGAGGCCTTTGCACCCAGCATAGCTACTGAGCTTCCGCCACCTAACACAAAAATGGCAGACGAAACTGTAACCGCTTATGCGTTGCAGGAACAACATAATGCCAATGACGACCATTCATTGGCAGGTCCGTCTGGTCTACAGACAAATGTTAGCCAGCTTGGTTCTAGACACAGCACCAGTTCATCATCTGATTCAGATATCACAGGAGACTTGGCACAACCTTTAAGTTCTTCAGATTACTCTGATAGTTTGCATATTCCCGAAAGTACTGCAAATCTGTCCAGGCGTGGTTCCATTGGAGAAATGCTACCTACACCAAAGAAAAAACGGAAAACCACACGGGTTATGAAACCTGCTATAAACAACAGGGGTGTTGTACTGAATAAATCTTTATTTGAAGATAACAAGGATGTAAAGTTAGATAGCAGCAAGAACAGTGGAAAcagcaaaaaatataatacaaagtcTGTTCGCCAGATGACTGCTTCAAAGAAGTCTGAGAGTTGGTACTGTGCAATTTGTTGCAATGATGAAGTGAAGGATATGAGACTGTGCGGAGTTTGTGAAATATATGTCCATGAAGAATGTGTTGGCCTCACCAAAGATCACAAAGAGTTTTTTATTTGCCCGAAATGTTTATTATAG